A window of Macrococcus sp. 19Msa1099 genomic DNA:
CGTATGACTTCGTTGCGCTTAATGGTAAATTGACTTGTGGTGAGCCCGCAATCACTTTAGAATCATCACTTGCTTCTAAGTGGGAACACTATGTGAATGCCGGAAAACCGGTATATGTGCTGATGGATTTACATTTTGAAAATGATATACATCACCCCGAATCGAAACTCTTCCCGCCACATAACATTGAAGGTACGGATGGCAGAAAGCTATATGGAAAGCTTGATGCGTTATATCAAAGAGATGAAGAGAAGGACAATGTCTACTGGTTAGACAAACGTCGTTATAGCGCATTCAGTGGTACACCATTACATCAGCTGCTTACAGAACGTCATATTAACAATATTGAGCTCGCTGGCGTATGTACAGATATTTGTGTATTACATACTGCAATGGACGGTTATAACTTAGGTTATGAAATGTACGTTGACGAACGTGCAGTTGCGTCGTTTAACCCCGTCGGTCATACGTATGCGCTGGAACATTTCAAAAATGTACTGGGCATGACTGTAGATAGCGAATAACAATCGTGATAAACTAATAACAAACATGATTAAAGGAGAAGAACTATGACAATTTTAACATTCGGACATCAAAATCCAGATACAGATACTATTACTTCAGCTTTAGTAATGGCTGATTTGCAAAAAGCTTTAGGTAAAGATATCGAAGCTGTACGTTTAGGTGATATCAACGGTGAAACTGAATATGCATTAAACAAATTCGGCGTAGAAGCACCAAGATTAATCGAGAGTCTAGACAAAGAAGAAGTTATTTTAGTTGACCATAACGAATTCCAGCAATCAGCACCGGGAATTGAAGAAGCAACAATCTTAATGGTAGTAGACCACCACCGTATTGCGAACTTTGAAACTGCTGGTCCACTTCACTACCGTGCTGAGCCCGTAGGATGCACTGCAACGATCTTACGTAAGATGTATAAAGAAAGCGATGTAGAAATCAAACCTGAAATCGCTGGTTTAATGCTTTCTGCAATCATCTCAGATACTTTATTATTCAAGTCTCCAACTTGTACAGATGAAGATGTAAAAGCAGCTGAAGCGTTAGCAGAGATCGCGAATATCGACCTCCAGTCATACGGCCTTGAAATGTTAAAAGCAGGTGCATCTACGAAAGACAAAACTGCTGAGGAATTATTAAACATCGATGCGAAGTCATTTGCGATGGGAAATCACGAAGTACGCGTAGCACAAGTTAACACTGTTGATATCGACGAAGTACTCGCACGTCAGGATGAATTAGAACAAGCAATCAACGCTGAAACTGCACAAGAAGGCTATGCATTATTCGTTCTTGTAGTCACTGATATCTTAAACTCAAACTCTAAAGTTTTAGCACTAGGACAACAACAGCCTGCAGTAGAGAAAGCGTTTAACGTAGCACTTGATCAAAACACAGCATTATTAGAAGGCGTTGTGTCTCGTAAGAAACAAGTTGTACCACAATTAACTGCAGCACTTACTGAATAAGGAGTGATAATGATGGAAATATTACAAGGAAACAATAAGTTCTATGTTGGTAATGAAGCATCACCTGACGCTGAAATTACGTTCCAGCCCTCAGGCGATGCGATTGTAATTGATCACACATATACAGACCCTAAGTTGCGTGGACAAGGTATCGCGAAACAGCTTGTTGAACGTGCAGTAGATTACGCGCGCGAGCATAACTTGAAGATTGTACCACTCTGCCCTTATGCACGTGTTGTAATGGAAAGAGACCCTGAGATGCAGTCACTCATTAAATAACACAAAAGCGCGATTCGTAAATACGAATCGCGCTTTCGATTTGAAAGAATGAAAAAATGGTATGCATTTATTATAAACTGAATTATCTGAATAATCAATATTATTTTTGTATCTTTATTAAAATAATAAATCCATCTGTGCTTTTAGTTCATCAATTAACTGCATCGTCATACGTGATGTCTTATTGTTCATATCATCCTGCTGCGCAGTGACACATTTAATAAAATGCTCAATCTCATATTGCATCGGCTGACCATCACAGCTAAATGTCTCTATGACTTCGCCACTGCGCTTCATTTTTACGATTTGAGAGGGTGCGGAGATTTTATCTATAGTAATAATACCTTCTTCTCCTATGATTTCTGAAGGCTGGTGGCTGTCGATAATCTTTGAGAAGCTTAATAACGCTGTCATATCATGATAGTTACAAATTACGGTTCCTTGACAATCTGCACCAGTCGATAAAATTTTCCCAGTTGACTGCACGCTTTTAGGATAGCCAAATAAATCAACGAGTGGGCTGATTGTGTACACACCAAGGTCCATCAATGCACCATTTCCAAGTTCGGGTTTAAAGGCATTTTCGATGATTCCTTCCTTGTACTTATCATATCGTGATGAATATTGGTTATAATGAAAGTTAACACGTCTAATCGTGCCAATCTCTTCAATCCATGATTTTAGTTTTAAATAGGCAGGAGAATAGATACTTTTCATGGCTTCCATAAAGTATACGCCATTATTCTCTTGTGCCTGCACCATTAGATTGAAGTTCTTTAAAGAAGTTGTTATTGGCTTTTCGCATAGCACATGCTTTTTATGATTCATTGCTTGAATCGCCTGTTGATGATGGAGTATATTGGGGGTAGCGATATATACGGCATCGAGTGCTTCATCTTCTAGAAATGCATCAAAGTTATCAGTAAAGTTCGGAATATGGTGGCGCTCGCTAAACATCTCTGCTTTATCCAGTGTTCTAGAATACACGCTATGGAGTTCGAATTCATCCGTTACTTTGCCCGCTTCGATAAAACGATCCGTTATCCAGTTCGTTCCGATAATTCCAAATTTCATAGTAACACCTCGTAATTAAGTTTTTTTATAGTATACCCTATTTCTAAATAGATGGAGGCTAAATTTATGTTAAATTCAGAAATTCAAAATGTACGCGATTTCTTTCAAACACAATCGACAAAAGATATAAAATTCAGAAAGAAATATTTGAAAGCTTTGAAGAAATCTATAAAGAAACATGAACCTGATATTCTAGACGCACTGAAAAGTGACCTTGGAAAGAATAAGGTGGAGGCATATGCAACAGAAGTTGGATTCGTTATGAAAGAGTTATCATATATTATTAAAGAACTTAAAAACTGGGCAAAGACAAAGTCTGTTACAACCCCGATGATGCAGTTTCCAGCAAAGAGCTTTATCAAATATGAACCATACGGCACCGTGCTTATTATCGGTCCATTTAACTATCCATTTCAGCTCGTGATGTCACCGCTTATCGGTGCACTTGCTGCGGGGAACTGTGCAGTCGTGAAACCTTCAGAAATGACACCACAGACAAGCATGGTCGTTCAGGAAATATTAGAAGAAGTATTCCCTGAAGATTACGTAAAAGTTGTCCAAGGCGAGAAAGAAGTAACGTCACAGTTACTCGATGAGCGCTTCGACTATATTTTCTTTACAGGCAGCACCAAAGTCGGACAAATCGTCTATGAGAAAGCGAGTAAACATTTAACACCAGTAACACTAGAACTTGGTGGCAAGAGCCCCGTCATTATCGATGATACTGCTAATCTTAAAGTGGCTGCTGAACGCATCGCATTCGGTAAGTTTATGAATGCGGGTCAGACGTGCGTCGCTCCAGACTACGTTATAATAGATAACACAGTGAAGATGAAGTTCGTGAAGGCATTACAGACAACAATCCAGGAGTTTTATGGTGCTCAAATAGAACAGAGTGAAGACTTCGGTCGCATCGTTAATGATAATCACTTCAACCGCTTAGTCAATATAATAGAAGACAGTCGTCAACAAGTCATTTATGGTGGAGAGAGCAA
This region includes:
- a CDS encoding isochorismatase family cysteine hydrolase yields the protein MEDALIIVDYSYDFVALNGKLTCGEPAITLESSLASKWEHYVNAGKPVYVLMDLHFENDIHHPESKLFPPHNIEGTDGRKLYGKLDALYQRDEEKDNVYWLDKRRYSAFSGTPLHQLLTERHINNIELAGVCTDICVLHTAMDGYNLGYEMYVDERAVASFNPVGHTYALEHFKNVLGMTVDSE
- a CDS encoding manganese-dependent inorganic pyrophosphatase, whose protein sequence is MTILTFGHQNPDTDTITSALVMADLQKALGKDIEAVRLGDINGETEYALNKFGVEAPRLIESLDKEEVILVDHNEFQQSAPGIEEATILMVVDHHRIANFETAGPLHYRAEPVGCTATILRKMYKESDVEIKPEIAGLMLSAIISDTLLFKSPTCTDEDVKAAEALAEIANIDLQSYGLEMLKAGASTKDKTAEELLNIDAKSFAMGNHEVRVAQVNTVDIDEVLARQDELEQAINAETAQEGYALFVLVVTDILNSNSKVLALGQQQPAVEKAFNVALDQNTALLEGVVSRKKQVVPQLTAALTE
- a CDS encoding GNAT family N-acetyltransferase gives rise to the protein MMEILQGNNKFYVGNEASPDAEITFQPSGDAIVIDHTYTDPKLRGQGIAKQLVERAVDYAREHNLKIVPLCPYARVVMERDPEMQSLIK
- a CDS encoding Gfo/Idh/MocA family oxidoreductase, which codes for MKFGIIGTNWITDRFIEAGKVTDEFELHSVYSRTLDKAEMFSERHHIPNFTDNFDAFLEDEALDAVYIATPNILHHQQAIQAMNHKKHVLCEKPITTSLKNFNLMVQAQENNGVYFMEAMKSIYSPAYLKLKSWIEEIGTIRRVNFHYNQYSSRYDKYKEGIIENAFKPELGNGALMDLGVYTISPLVDLFGYPKSVQSTGKILSTGADCQGTVICNYHDMTALLSFSKIIDSHQPSEIIGEEGIITIDKISAPSQIVKMKRSGEVIETFSCDGQPMQYEIEHFIKCVTAQQDDMNNKTSRMTMQLIDELKAQMDLLF
- a CDS encoding aldehyde dehydrogenase; the protein is MLNSEIQNVRDFFQTQSTKDIKFRKKYLKALKKSIKKHEPDILDALKSDLGKNKVEAYATEVGFVMKELSYIIKELKNWAKTKSVTTPMMQFPAKSFIKYEPYGTVLIIGPFNYPFQLVMSPLIGALAAGNCAVVKPSEMTPQTSMVVQEILEEVFPEDYVKVVQGEKEVTSQLLDERFDYIFFTGSTKVGQIVYEKASKHLTPVTLELGGKSPVIIDDTANLKVAAERIAFGKFMNAGQTCVAPDYVIIDNTVKMKFVKALQTTIQEFYGAQIEQSEDFGRIVNDNHFNRLVNIIEDSRQQVIYGGESNADELFVAPTIILDPELSNSVMQQEIFGPILPIIGYDTFNEVYDIVEQYEKPLALYLFTEDSDQITAVFNRLSFGGGCVNDTILHLANPNLPFGGVGHSGIGSYHGKYSFELFSHEKSYITKSTKLESGLLFPPYKGKFKYVKQLFK